In Campylobacter concisus, the genomic stretch TCTGGCTTTAGCCAAATTCTCATAGAATACTCTTTAGTACCTATCAATACTGTATCACCGATACCACTAACCCTTTTTATCTCATCAGCAATATTTAAATTTACATAGTTATATAGTTCGATCAAATCCATATTTGGATTTGTAAAGCCAACAGCTTGAAGGATCGAGCCACTTCTTTCGCGAACCGTTACGCCCATATTTTGCACTTCTTGAGGCAGCCTTGAAAGAGCAGCTTGCACGCGGTTATTTACGTCGATTGTAGCTTGTTTTGACGATGAGCCGATCTTAAAATATACGCTTATATTCATAGTACCTGCTGAGCTTGAGGTACTTTGCATATATAACATATTTTCAACGCCATTTATCTGGTCTTCAATCGCACTTGCGACTGAGTCGGCGATAGTCTGTGCATCAGCACCGCTATATGTCGCACTTACAGAGACAGTAGGTGGAGTAAGACTTGGATACTCCTCTATAGGAAGCCCCTTGATACCCATAAAACCTGCTATAACTATGATGATAGATATAACAGTTGCAAATATCGGGCGGTTTATAAAAAATCTTGAAAACATCTATCTGCCTTTACTTGCTACTTGTAGCGTTTGCATCTTTGCCGTTTATAAATTCCGCACTTAGGTCTTTATCAGTTTCAACTGGTGCACCAACTCCGATTTTAAGGAAGTTATTAACGATTATCTTATCGCCATCTTCAAGACCTTCAGTGACTGCTACCATATTTTTTGTTTGATATCCTGTTTTTACATTTTTTTGGCTTACTTTGCCATCTTTTACGACTAAAACATAAGAGTTTGTAGCACTTTGTTGAAGAGCAACTTGTGGGATGTTAAAGGCATTTTTTTGCACAAATCCACTCATCTTTATATGACCAAACGCACCTGGTAAAATTTTACCCTCACTGTTATCAAAGCTAGCCTTTGCTAAAACGCTGCCAGTTGCAGTATTTACGACATTATCTATAAAATTTACTTTACCATTAAAATTTTCGCCATTGACACTTAACACAGTGTCACTATTTAGCTGTTGCCATGAGCCGTTATCCAAATTTGTCTTTCTAGTTAGATTATCCACATCAGCGATATAAAATTCTGCTTCAATAGGATTTATTTTTGTAAGTCTTACAAGTTTTGTTTGGTTTGCTATGACAAGCGAACCAACATCTACTTGATTATCACCCACTACGCCGTCAAATGGCGCTGTAATAGTCGTGTATCCTAGATCTATTTTTGCATTTTTTAAATTTGCTTTTGCGCTTACTAAATTTGCATTTGCGATGTCGTAAGCTGCAACGGCTGCGTCGTAGTCTTTTTGAGAAACTGCATTTTTCTTATAAAGGGCAGAAATTCTTTTAAACTCAGTCTCAGCATTTTTCAAATTTGCATTTGCTACGCCAACAGAGGCATCAAGTGAGTCAAAGCTAGCTTGATATTTTTCTGGATCTATCAAAAATAACTTATCGCCCGCTTTTACTTTGCTTCCCGGCTTGAAAAACTGCTTTATGATAGTTCCGCCAACTTTTGGATAGATGATGACATCTTGACTACTTGTAACTGTTGCGGTGTAATCAAAACTAATAGGTATGTCTGTTTTTTGTGCGGTAAAAATATCCACATGAGATAGTGGCATCTGGTGACCTGCTGCCGCTTTATTCTCTTTATTTTCAAAACAACCACTTAGAAATAAAACTGTAACCGAAAGCACAAGAGCACTTTTAAAATTTGCCATAAAAACCTCTCTTAATTTTAAATTTTAATATCATATTTAGTTTTTGTAATAATTGTTACAAAAATTTAAAGTTCTCGATTCTATTAGAAAACAAATAAAAAGTCAATTTTATTTTTTACTAATTCCATTCAAAAACAACTCAACACACAAGCCAACATGCTTTTTACGTTTTTTTTCACTAAGCTTTGGTTCTTCATTTATCAAAAGCGAATCGTAGTAATAAGCCCCAATCACACTTTGTATAAAGTACTTCGCAGCAAATTTGGCTGAAAATTTTGGATCAAGTTTGGCTTTTACCTCATCTCTTTCAAAGAAATTTATAAGCACAAGATCGATCTTTTTTAAAATTTGATCCAAAAACGTCTTACCAAGTTTGCCACCATTTTTAGAACCCTCACTCATCATTATCCTACCAAGAGAGATATGCCTTTTGCTGCAAGTAATAGAAAATATTATGGTTGCAAATTTGGTTAAAAATTCCTCCAAGCTGTGAGAAATTTTAAGATCTATCTTCTCATCGATCTCTTTTATAAGGCTATCTATACTCTTGTTCAATGATCGCCTCAAAAAGCCCCTCTTTGTTCTCAAAAAATGTATAAATGCTAGAAAGCGATCCGCCACTTATCGCTAC encodes the following:
- a CDS encoding efflux RND transporter periplasmic adaptor subunit, whose translation is MANFKSALVLSVTVLFLSGCFENKENKAAAGHQMPLSHVDIFTAQKTDIPISFDYTATVTSSQDVIIYPKVGGTIIKQFFKPGSKVKAGDKLFLIDPEKYQASFDSLDASVGVANANLKNAETEFKRISALYKKNAVSQKDYDAAVAAYDIANANLVSAKANLKNAKIDLGYTTITAPFDGVVGDNQVDVGSLVIANQTKLVRLTKINPIEAEFYIADVDNLTRKTNLDNGSWQQLNSDTVLSVNGENFNGKVNFIDNVVNTATGSVLAKASFDNSEGKILPGAFGHIKMSGFVQKNAFNIPQVALQQSATNSYVLVVKDGKVSQKNVKTGYQTKNMVAVTEGLEDGDKIIVNNFLKIGVGAPVETDKDLSAEFINGKDANATSSK
- a CDS encoding TetR/AcrR family transcriptional regulator C-terminal domain-containing protein; the encoded protein is MNKSIDSLIKEIDEKIDLKISHSLEEFLTKFATIIFSITCSKRHISLGRIMMSEGSKNGGKLGKTFLDQILKKIDLVLINFFERDEVKAKLDPKFSAKFAAKYFIQSVIGAYYYDSLLINEEPKLSEKKRKKHVGLCVELFLNGISKK